DNA sequence from the Thermodesulfitimonas autotrophica genome:
TCGAGTTCGACTACTGCTCGGTTCACTGCGTCTGGGCGCTTCGGGAGGCAGGGGTCAAGGCGGTCATCATCAACAACAACCCGGAGACGGTAAGCACCGATTTCGACACGGCAGACCGCCTCTACTTCGAGCCCCTTGTGCCGGAGGACGTGATCAACATCCTGAAAAAGGAGCGGCCCGACGGGGTAGTGGTGCAATTTGGGGGGCAGACGGCCATTAACCTGGCAAAACCGGTTGCCCAGGCGGGTTTCAAGATTTTAGGGACCTCGGTGGAAGATACCGATACGGCGGAGGACCGGGAGAAGTTTGACCGGCTCTTAGAGCGCCTCGGTATCCCGCGACCACCGGGCGGCACCGCGTTTTCCGTTAACGAGGCGACGGCAATCGCGCGGCGGGTGGGCTTTCCGGTCCTGGTGCGGCCCTCCTATGTTCTCGGCGGCCGGGCGATGGAGATCGTTTACAACCAGGACGACTTGGTGGAGTATATGCGGTCAGCGGTCAGGGTGAGCCCGGAGTACCCCGTGCTCGTCGATAAGTACATTTTCGGGAAGGAAGTGGAAGTGGACGCTATCAGCGACGGCCAAGAGGTAATTATCCCCGGGATTATGGAGCACGTTGAGCGGGCCGGGGTCCATTCCGGGGACAGCATCGCGGTTTACCCGCCGCAGGGGCTGGCACCGGCGACCGAGGAGAAGATCGTGGCTTACACTATCGAGTTGGCGCGGGCGCTGCGGGTGAAGGGGCTGCTGAACATCCAGTACGTTGTGGCCCCTAACGGCCAGCCCTACGTGCTTGAAGTTAATCCCCGGGCGAGCCGGACCGTTCCGTATCTCAGCAAGATTACCGGCGTGCCGATGATCCGCCTGGCAACGCAGGCGATTTTAGGTAAAAAGCTGCGGGAGTTAGGTTACGCGACCGGCCTTTACCGGAAGGGGCGCTACATCGGGGTTAAGGTTCCGGTTTTCTCCTTCGCCAAGCTGCTGGATGTTGATGTTTCCCTCGGACCGGAGATGAAGTCGACGGGCGAGGTGATGGGGGTAAGCGCCGATTACGCGGCGGCTCTCTACAAGGGTTGCGTGGCGGCCGGCTACTCCTTCCCGCAAGCGGGGACGGTGCTCGTGACCGTTTCCGACCGGGATAAAGAGGAGGTTCTCCCAATTGTGCGCGAGCTTGTGGCGCTCGGATTTAAAATTGTAGCTACCGCGGGGACGGCCCAGGTGCTCCGGGCGGCCGGCATTCCGGTGGAAACGGTGAAAAAACTCCACGAGGGCTCCCCCAACATTGTGGACTTGCTGCGCGAGGGTAAGATCCACCTGGTGCTAAACACGCTTACCCGCGGCAAGATGCCCGAACGCGAAGGCTTCCGGATCAGACGGACGGCGGTAGAGTTAGGCGTCCCGTGCATCACGTCCCTCGACACGATACGGGCGATTCTAACCGTGATGAAGGCGCGAACAGCGGGCGGATTCATCGAAGTAATACCGTTACAGGAGTACCACTTGGAGGGGGCTATGCCGTGGTCTACGAGGCAGAGATTGTAACGCAGCGCAAAATTGCGGACGGTTGCTACCGGATCGAATTGTACGCCCCGGAGATAGCGCGCGCGGCCCAGCCAGGCCAGTTCGTGATGGTGCGGACGAGCATCACGGCGGACCCGCTGCTGCGGCGGCCCTTTAGCATCAACACGGTGGACCGGGAGCGGGGACTGGTGAAGATTCTCTACCGCGTGGTCGGGAGGGGCACGGCGCTGTTAGCGGGGAAGAAATTGGGGCGCCGGCTGAGCGTCTTTGGGCCCCTGGGAAAAGGCTTTACCGTGCCGCCAAGCGGTCGCTTTGCCGTGGTGGCCGGGGGACTCGGAATTGCGCCGCTTTATTTCTTGGTCCAGCGGTTGCGGGCGCTCGGGAACGAGGTGACCGTTTTTTACGGCGCGCAGAACCGCTACGAGTTGCTCCTGCAGGAAAAACTCGCCGCCTTGCGGGTGAGGCTTTTCGTGGCGACGGATAACGGGGCGGCTGGTTTCAAAGGGACGGTGGTAGACCTCCTGCGGGCGGAAGGTATCCCGCCGGTGGATATTCTTTACGCCGCGGGGCCAGGCCCAATGCTGCGCGCGCTGGCGGCCTTCCTCCGGGAGGCGGGAATAGCCCGGGCGGAGTTTTCCCTCGAGGAGCGGATGGGTTGCGGCATCGGTGCCTGCCGGGGGTGCGCGGTGAAGGTGATTACCCCGGAAGGGCCGGTTTACAAGCGGGTCTGTGTTGACGGCCCGGTTTTCTTGGCGGAAGAGGTGGTCTGGGAATGAAACCGGAACTTTTCGTTGACCTGGCCGGGTTGCGGCTCAAGAATCCGGTGGTGACGGCTTCCGGCACTTTTGGCTTCGGGATAGAGTACGCTAGAGTGGTTGATCTCGCGGCTCTGGGGGCTGTGGTTTTAAAGACGGTGACCCTGAAGCCCCGGCAGGGGAATCCGCCGCCGCGCCTGGCGGAAACGCCGGCGGGGATGCTCAACAGCATCGGGCTCGAAAATCCAGGGGTAGAGGCCGTAGCGCAGGATATTCTGCCGGAGCTGAAGCGGCGGGGAGTGAAGGTGATCGCCAGCGTCGCCGGGGAGACAATCGGTGAGTACGCAACGGTGGCGGAGCGTTTGGCCGCCGCAGGCGCGGACGCGCTGGAATTGAATCTTTCGTGCCCTAACGTGGGGCGGGGCGGCCTGCATTTCGGCAGTGACCCAGAAACGGCCGCGGCGGTGACCCGAGCGGTCCGGCAGGTGGCGGGGAACTTGCCCGTTTTCGTCAAGTTGGGCGTAATGGGCGCGGATGTGGTGAAGGTGGCGACGGCGGTAGCCGCCGCCGGGGCGAGTGGCGTTTCCTTGATCAATACCCTTCCCGGTCTGGCGGTCGACTGGCGGCGGTGCCGGCCGATTCTCGGTAATATCACCGGGGGGCTATCCGGTCCGGCGATAAAACCGGTCGCCCTCTGGGCGGTCTGGCGGGTCTATGCGGCCACGCGGTTGCCGATCATCGGGATGGGCGGGATCATGAGCGCCGCAGACGCCCTGGAATTTATCGTCTGCGGCGCGACGGCGGTGGCCGCGGGTACGGGGAATTTCGTCAACCCGCGGCTCACGGTGGAGCTGGTCGAGGGGCTGAATCGCCTGCTGGCCGCGGAAGGCGTGGTAGATGTCAAGGAGCTTATCGGCGCGGCGCACCGGCGCTCCGGGTAAGGGGGAGCAAGATGCGGGGGAAAGAGCGGCTCATAGTAGCCCTCGACGTGGACGACTGGTCCCGGGCCCGGGAACTGGCGGGGCTTTTGCGCGGCGTCGTCGGGGGTTTTAAAGTCGGGATGCGGCTTTACTACCGGGTCGGGCCGGCGGCGGTAGAGTTCCTCCGGGGGCTGGGCCGGGAGGTCTTCGCTGACCTGAAACTGCACGACATCCCTTCAACTGTAGCGGGCGGGGTGCGGGCCCTGACGGCGGCCGGCGCTTCCATTATCAACGTCCACGCTGCCGGCGGGCGGGCAATGATGCGGGCGGCAGCCGAAGCCGCGGCGGCGGAAGCGGCGCGGTTAGGCATCCCCCGGCCAAAGGTGGTTGCGGTTACGGTGCTCACGAGCCTTGATGAGCAGGCGCTGCGTGAGGAGGTCGGCATTCCCGAAAGCACACTGGCGGTGGCGCTCCGGTGGGCGTTACTGGCAAAGGAGTGCGGTCTGGATGGTGCGGTGGCGGCGCCGCTTGAGGCGGCGGCGATTAAGAAGGCCTGCGGTCCAGATTTTCTGCTTATCACGCCTGGGGTGCGGCCGCCGGGTGCGCCGCTTGGTGACCAGCGGCGGGTTATGACCCCGGGGGAGGCGGTGCAGGCCGGCGCCGACTACATCGTTGTGGGAAGGCCGATTCTCCAGGCGGCGGACCCGGTGCGGGCGGCGGAA
Encoded proteins:
- a CDS encoding dihydroorotate dehydrogenase → MKPELFVDLAGLRLKNPVVTASGTFGFGIEYARVVDLAALGAVVLKTVTLKPRQGNPPPRLAETPAGMLNSIGLENPGVEAVAQDILPELKRRGVKVIASVAGETIGEYATVAERLAAAGADALELNLSCPNVGRGGLHFGSDPETAAAVTRAVRQVAGNLPVFVKLGVMGADVVKVATAVAAAGASGVSLINTLPGLAVDWRRCRPILGNITGGLSGPAIKPVALWAVWRVYAATRLPIIGMGGIMSAADALEFIVCGATAVAAGTGNFVNPRLTVELVEGLNRLLAAEGVVDVKELIGAAHRRSG
- a CDS encoding dihydroorotate dehydrogenase electron transfer subunit; the protein is MVYEAEIVTQRKIADGCYRIELYAPEIARAAQPGQFVMVRTSITADPLLRRPFSINTVDRERGLVKILYRVVGRGTALLAGKKLGRRLSVFGPLGKGFTVPPSGRFAVVAGGLGIAPLYFLVQRLRALGNEVTVFYGAQNRYELLLQEKLAALRVRLFVATDNGAAGFKGTVVDLLRAEGIPPVDILYAAGPGPMLRALAAFLREAGIARAEFSLEERMGCGIGACRGCAVKVITPEGPVYKRVCVDGPVFLAEEVVWE
- the pyrF gene encoding orotidine-5'-phosphate decarboxylase; the protein is MRGKERLIVALDVDDWSRARELAGLLRGVVGGFKVGMRLYYRVGPAAVEFLRGLGREVFADLKLHDIPSTVAGGVRALTAAGASIINVHAAGGRAMMRAAAEAAAAEAARLGIPRPKVVAVTVLTSLDEQALREEVGIPESTLAVALRWALLAKECGLDGAVAAPLEAAAIKKACGPDFLLITPGVRPPGAPLGDQRRVMTPGEAVQAGADYIVVGRPILQAADPVRAAEEIVKSLGG